A window of Calliopsis andreniformis isolate RMS-2024a chromosome 3, iyCalAndr_principal, whole genome shotgun sequence contains these coding sequences:
- the Mus301 gene encoding mutagen-sensitive 301, whose amino-acid sequence MYKEINKYTNFKNHGKLSPEPVKRIDSILCLDLDDTVLRDIEKDNDNNKVDGVASVSPGMNDKTINNLAHDEWSTYDKFELHKSSVSHCTSIKKEIKAEITEEDLNISYTAYNDKSNNWGDETFMNEAFTQLESPNGKDNCGKDFTQVVIEDSKNHINKTTLTQDIHSLYLSENGQNEFSLKRNLIDHTHNIPRKTCRISEKELNGQQRSTSITPIDNYTFYGLPNKVKEIFSKVRGIDTLYKWQDECLNLDAIKDRKNLIYALPTSGGKTLVAEILMLKELICNKKNAIFVLPFVAIVQEKVQSMAPFALELGFMVEEYAASKGVYPPKKRRQKKSVYMCTIEKALGLINSLIEEKRFHEIGIIVVDELHLLGESGGRGASLEVLLTKALCANEKIHIIGMSATIGNLNEVAEFLNADLYTGNFRPIEIKEYVKCEDKIWLVDLRTEELLTDVKKINYKYTNKAAIIDPDRIAGLVTDVIPQDSCLIFCSSRKNCENVALLLSKMLFTSLENFKIDEKQNLLNALQTEEGLCPILSKTIKFGVAYHHSGLTSEERRLLEDAFRAGTLSVICCTSTLAAGVNLPARRVILRSPYVGNQFLNLSKYKQMIGRAGRAGMGNVGESIIICKEHELPKVKELLMSKMDDSLSTLHVDKDKGLNNLILSSVLSSLATTRSEIHEIVQRTLLNIQQQRLNVNVKHIADQTMIELLKSGVMKVKEKEKSLDTYKPNITVEIPTQDLYPDNESVEIKRKKVVTLRNDTELELCNLGRAAMKGCMDMQAACMLYQDLKKAQEHLILLDYLHLLYLVTPYDMLSQVKPVGSVYYDVVLTLSETQMKTARLLGINEITVGKIRNGIIPKSTEPIVNRFYITLILYDLWTQHAVYNISEKYQVNRGIIQNLLTAVSSFAFSVVRFCQELDEFWAFRDLLNEFSKKLSYCCPAELEALMELPLVKIGRARQLYNAGYRTIKCIAKTKINDLQMKIPYLSKRAAQQIIEAAKLLILEKIEDLKDEADDFLDDIDVNTLRELKI is encoded by the exons ATGTATAAAGagataaataaatatacaaatttcaaaAATCATGGCAAACTTTCTCCTGAACCGGTAAAAAGAATTGATTCAATTCTTTGCTTGGATTTGGATGATACAGTGCTAAGAGATATTGAAAaggataatgataataataaagttGATGGGGTAGCTTCTGTCAGTCCTGGCATGAATGACAAAACAATAAACAATCTTGCTCATGATGAATGGAGCACTTATGATAAGTTTGAATTACATAAAAGTTCTGTATCACACTGTACtagtataaaaaaagaaattaaagcaGAAATTACTGAAGAGGATTTAAATATTTCCTATACAGCATATAAtgataaatctaataattgggGAGATGAGACATTCATGAATGAAGCTTTTACACAATTGGAATCTCCTAATGGTAAAGATAATTGTGGGAAAGATTTCACTCAG gtTGTTATTGAAGACTCTAAGaatcatattaataaaacaACTCTCACACAAGACATACATTCATTGTATTTATCAGAAAATGGACAAAATGAATTTTCGTTAAAAAGAAACCTAATTGATCATACTCATAATATACCAAGGAAAACATGCCGTATAAGTGAAAAGGAATTAAATGGGCAGCAGAGGAGCACATCTATAACTCCAATtgataattatacattttatggctTGCCAAATAAAGTAAAAGAAATTTTTTCAAAAGTTAGGGGCATTGACACACTTTATA AGTGGCAAGATGAATGTTTAAATTTAGATGCAATAAAAGATaggaaaaatttaatttatgcTCTTCCAACAAGTGGAGGTAAAACATTAGTTGCAGAAATTTTAATGCTGAAAGAACTTATATGTAATAAGAAGAATGCAATATTTGTACTACCATTTGTTGCTATAGTACAAGAGAAA GTTCAATCAATGGCACCATTTGCATTAGAATTAGGTTTTATGGTAGAAGAATATGCAGCATCAAAAGGAGTTTACCCACCAAAGAAACGTCGTCAAAAGAAAAGTGTATACATGTGTACTATAGAGAAAGCATTAGGTTTGATAAACAGTTTAATAGAAGAAAAGCGGTTTCACGAA ATTGGTATTATAGTTGTGGATGAGTTGCATTTACTAGGTGAAAGTGGAGGAAGAGGTGCTTCATTGGAAGTTCTTTTAACAAAAGCATTATGCGCTAATG AAAAAATACATATTATTGGAATGAGTGCAACAATAGGTAATTTAAACGAAGTAGCAGAATTTTTAAATGCAGATTTGTATACTGGAAATTTTCGGCCTATTGAGATTAAAGAATATGTAAAATGCGAGGATAAAATTTGGTTGGTCGATTTACGAACAGAAGAATTGTTAACGgatgtaaaaaaaattaattataaa TATACAAATAAAGCAGCAATCATAgacccagaccgaatagctggttTAGTAACGGATGTAATTCCTCAAGATTCGTGTCTCATATTTTGTTCAAGTcgaaaaaattgtgaaaatgTGGCTTTGTTATTAAGTAAAATGTTATTTAC ATCATTGGAGAATTTTAAAATAGATGAAAAACAAAATTTACTGAATGCTCTACAAACTGAAGAAGGACTGTGTCCTATTTTAAGTAAAACTATAAAGTTTGGTGTAGCTTATCATCACTCCGGTCTTACATCCGAGGAAAGACGGTTATTGGAAGATGCTTTTAGAGCAGGAACTCTATCTGTAATATGTTGTACATCGACGCTAGCGGCTGGAGTAAATTTACCAGCAAGAAGG gTGATACTGAGGAGTCCATATGTTGGCAACCAGTTTCTGAATTTGAGTAAATATAAACAAATGATAGGAAGAGCTGGCCGTGCTGGTATGGGAAATGTAGGAGAAAGTATAATTATATGCAAAGAGCATGAATTACCAAAA GTAAAGGAACTTTTAATGTCCAAGATGGATGATTCATTAAGCACTTTACACGTGGACAAAGATAAGGGCTTAAATAACTTAATCCTGAGCTCTGTATTGTCTTCTTTAGCAACAACTAGATCTGAAATACATGAAATAGTGCAGCGAACACTTCTTAATATTCAACAGCAACGTTTAAACGTAAATGTCAAGCATATTGCGGATCAAACAATGATTGAGCTTTTAAAAAGCGGTGTAATGAaagtgaaagaaaaagaaaaaagtttgGATACATACAAACCGAACATAACGGTTGAGATTCCAACACAGGATCTGTATCCTGATAATGAAAGTgtagaaataaaaagaaaaaaagtagtAACTCTTAGAAACGATACTGAATTAGAACTTTGTAATCTAGGACGTGCAGCTATGAAGG GATGCATGGATATGCAGGCTGCATGCATGTTATATCAAGACCTAAAAAAAGCCCAGGAGCATTTAATACTTCTTGATTACTTACACCTTTTGTATCTTGTTACCCCATATGATATGTTATCTCAAGTAAAACCAGTAggatcagtttattatgatgtg GTACTAACTTTATCAGAGACACAAATGAAAACAGCAAGACTCCTTGGGATTAATGAAATAACCGTGGGTAAAATACGCAATGGTATAATACCTAAA AGCACTGAGCCAATAGTTAATAGATTCTATATAACGTTAATATTGTATGACTTATGGACACAGCACGCAGTTTACAATATATCTGAAAAGTATCAAGTGAATAGAGGCATCATACAAAATCTTTTGACTGCAGTGTCATCCTTTGCATTTTCTGTAGTTCGATTTTGCCAG GAGTTAGATGAGTTTTGGGCATTTAGAGATTTATTAAATGAGTTCAGTAAAAAATTATCTTACTGTTGTCCTGCGGAGTTAGAAGCGCTGATGGAATTACCACTAGTGAAAATT gGTAGAGCACGTCAGTTGTATAATGCCGGATATAGAACAATAAAGTGCATAGCTAAGACAAAGATAAATGATTTGCAAATGAAAATTCCATACTTAAGTAAAAGAGCCGCACAACAAATTATTGAAGCTGCTAAG TTGTTAATATTAgagaagatagaagatttaaaAGATGAAGCTGATGATTTTTTAGATGACATAGATGTGAATACTTTAAgagaattaaaaatttaa
- the LOC143188752 gene encoding uncharacterized protein LOC143188752 isoform X3: MGKKIRKNKASLTNDSGNIDKKNMSKKQKQKANNVGKQNLGIAKDNNLKFKSNKKKNMNKLSKTLKQVQKTEGNFVNSKLVKVANIKKKFDTEKLDHSVQKKQQKAKKQKKPMKQIQSSMTSPKKNNTTTAKKRHNLDVKKLEEILNVKQKQTKKEKETVNPVTLRDRMLQKLRTSRFRFLNESIYKNHSQESKKYFKDDPDAFKAYHDGYKQQVQQWPLNPLDVIISSIKTMPREYIIADFGCGEGRLATSVAHKVHSFDFVSLNDHVTACDMAHTPLLTNGVHVVVFCLSLMGTNLKDYIIEANRVLKKDGILKIAEVESRFEQIEDFIKVLSEYGFKNTWKDLSNNLFYFLDFKKVKDIGNKKAKLSPITLKPCLYKKR, translated from the exons ATGGGTAAGAAAATAAGAAAGAATAAAGCTAGTCTGACCAATGACAGTGGTAATATTGACAAAAAGAATATGTCCAAG AAACAAAAGCAGAAAGCAAATAACGTGGGTAAACAGAATCTTGGTATCGCTAAAGATAATAACTTGAAATTTAAAAGcaacaaaaagaaaaatatgaataagTTGTCTAAAACATTGAAGCAAGTACAGAAAACTGAAGGAAATTTTGTTAATTCTAAACTCGTAAAAGTAgcaaatataaaaaagaaatttgatactGAAAAGCTAGATCATTCTGTTCAAAAGAAACAACAGAAAGCAAAG AAACAGAAGAAACCTATGAAGCAAATACAATCTTCTATGACTTCCCCAAAGAAGAACAATACTACAACAGCTAAAAAGCGTCATAATTTAGATGTTAAAAAGTTAGAAGAAATACTTAACGTGAAGCAAAAGCAAACTAAGAAAGAAAAAGAGACTGTAAACCCTGTAACTTTAAGGGATAGAATGTTACAAAAGTTACGTACATCCCGATTCAGATTTCTAAATGAGTCTATCTACAAAAACCACAGTCAAGAGTccaagaaatattttaaagatGATCCAGATGCATTTAAAGCATATCATGATGGATATAAACAGCAAGTTCAACAGTGGCCTTTAAATCCTCTTGAtgttataatatcatcaatcaaAACGAT GCCAAGAGAATACATTATTGCAGACTTCGGTTGTGGTGAAGGTAGACTTGCTACTTCTGTTGCCCATAAAGTGCATTCTTTTGACTTTGTGTCTTTAAATGATCATGTAACTGCCTGTGATATGGCACATACTCCTTTATTAACAAATGGAGTACATGTTgttgtattctgtttatcactTATGGGAACTAATCTTAAAGACTACATCATAGAAGCAAATAGAGTTCTTAAGAAAGA CGGTATTTTAAAAATAGCTGAAGTAGAAAGCCGATTTGAACAAATCGAAGACTTTATAAAAGTATTAAGTGAATATGGTTTTAAAAATACTTGGAAAGACTTGtctaataatttattttatttcttagaTTTTAAGAAAGTAAAGGACATAGGTAATAAAAAAGCTAAGTTATCTCCCATTACTTTAAAACCATGTTTGTACAAGAAAAGATAG
- the LOC143188752 gene encoding uncharacterized protein LOC143188752 isoform X1 gives MGKKIRKNKASLTNDSGNIDKKNMSKKQKQKANNVGKQNLGIAKDNNLKFKSNKKKNMNKLSKTLKQVQKTEGNFVNSKLVKVANIKKKFDTEKLDHSVQKKQQKAKVTKEERKKLEYTLNTKKKQEKHDFAKLNSKHKGQIKDSDFSVKTKKQRKGTKHAGDLITNQFNKNNNTTNKLKKKNNVQMPEANDMHVSELTKHKKKKNQNSNNATAKMNSMLQKQKKPMKQIQSSMTSPKKNNTTTAKKRHNLDVKKLEEILNVKQKQTKKEKETVNPVTLRDRMLQKLRTSRFRFLNESIYKNHSQESKKYFKDDPDAFKAYHDGYKQQVQQWPLNPLDVIISSIKTMPREYIIADFGCGEGRLATSVAHKVHSFDFVSLNDHVTACDMAHTPLLTNGVHVVVFCLSLMGTNLKDYIIEANRVLKKDGILKIAEVESRFEQIEDFIKVLSEYGFKNTWKDLSNNLFYFLDFKKVKDIGNKKAKLSPITLKPCLYKKR, from the exons ATGGGTAAGAAAATAAGAAAGAATAAAGCTAGTCTGACCAATGACAGTGGTAATATTGACAAAAAGAATATGTCCAAG AAACAAAAGCAGAAAGCAAATAACGTGGGTAAACAGAATCTTGGTATCGCTAAAGATAATAACTTGAAATTTAAAAGcaacaaaaagaaaaatatgaataagTTGTCTAAAACATTGAAGCAAGTACAGAAAACTGAAGGAAATTTTGTTAATTCTAAACTCGTAAAAGTAgcaaatataaaaaagaaatttgatactGAAAAGCTAGATCATTCTGTTCAAAAGAAACAACAGAAAGCAAAGGTAACTaaggaagaaagaaaaaaattggAATATACACTTAATACTAAGAAAAAGCAAGAAAAACAcgattttgcaaaattaaattCAAAACACAAGGGCCAAATTAAAGATTCTGATTTTTCTGTTAAGACTAAAAAACAACGAAAAGGGACAAAGCATGCTGGTGATTTAATTACCAATCAatttaataaaaacaataatactactaacaaattgaagaaaaaaaataatgttCAAATGCCTGAAGCAAATGACATGCATGTTTCTGAATTAACAAAAcataagaagaagaaaaatcaaAACTCAAATAATGCAACAGCAAAAATGAATTCAATGTTACAGAAACAGAAGAAACCTATGAAGCAAATACAATCTTCTATGACTTCCCCAAAGAAGAACAATACTACAACAGCTAAAAAGCGTCATAATTTAGATGTTAAAAAGTTAGAAGAAATACTTAACGTGAAGCAAAAGCAAACTAAGAAAGAAAAAGAGACTGTAAACCCTGTAACTTTAAGGGATAGAATGTTACAAAAGTTACGTACATCCCGATTCAGATTTCTAAATGAGTCTATCTACAAAAACCACAGTCAAGAGTccaagaaatattttaaagatGATCCAGATGCATTTAAAGCATATCATGATGGATATAAACAGCAAGTTCAACAGTGGCCTTTAAATCCTCTTGAtgttataatatcatcaatcaaAACGAT GCCAAGAGAATACATTATTGCAGACTTCGGTTGTGGTGAAGGTAGACTTGCTACTTCTGTTGCCCATAAAGTGCATTCTTTTGACTTTGTGTCTTTAAATGATCATGTAACTGCCTGTGATATGGCACATACTCCTTTATTAACAAATGGAGTACATGTTgttgtattctgtttatcactTATGGGAACTAATCTTAAAGACTACATCATAGAAGCAAATAGAGTTCTTAAGAAAGA CGGTATTTTAAAAATAGCTGAAGTAGAAAGCCGATTTGAACAAATCGAAGACTTTATAAAAGTATTAAGTGAATATGGTTTTAAAAATACTTGGAAAGACTTGtctaataatttattttatttcttagaTTTTAAGAAAGTAAAGGACATAGGTAATAAAAAAGCTAAGTTATCTCCCATTACTTTAAAACCATGTTTGTACAAGAAAAGATAG
- the LOC143188752 gene encoding uncharacterized protein LOC143188752 isoform X2, which yields MGKKIRKNKASLTNDSGNIDKKNMSKKANNVGKQNLGIAKDNNLKFKSNKKKNMNKLSKTLKQVQKTEGNFVNSKLVKVANIKKKFDTEKLDHSVQKKQQKAKVTKEERKKLEYTLNTKKKQEKHDFAKLNSKHKGQIKDSDFSVKTKKQRKGTKHAGDLITNQFNKNNNTTNKLKKKNNVQMPEANDMHVSELTKHKKKKNQNSNNATAKMNSMLQKQKKPMKQIQSSMTSPKKNNTTTAKKRHNLDVKKLEEILNVKQKQTKKEKETVNPVTLRDRMLQKLRTSRFRFLNESIYKNHSQESKKYFKDDPDAFKAYHDGYKQQVQQWPLNPLDVIISSIKTMPREYIIADFGCGEGRLATSVAHKVHSFDFVSLNDHVTACDMAHTPLLTNGVHVVVFCLSLMGTNLKDYIIEANRVLKKDGILKIAEVESRFEQIEDFIKVLSEYGFKNTWKDLSNNLFYFLDFKKVKDIGNKKAKLSPITLKPCLYKKR from the exons ATGGGTAAGAAAATAAGAAAGAATAAAGCTAGTCTGACCAATGACAGTGGTAATATTGACAAAAAGAATATGTCCAAG AAAGCAAATAACGTGGGTAAACAGAATCTTGGTATCGCTAAAGATAATAACTTGAAATTTAAAAGcaacaaaaagaaaaatatgaataagTTGTCTAAAACATTGAAGCAAGTACAGAAAACTGAAGGAAATTTTGTTAATTCTAAACTCGTAAAAGTAgcaaatataaaaaagaaatttgatactGAAAAGCTAGATCATTCTGTTCAAAAGAAACAACAGAAAGCAAAGGTAACTaaggaagaaagaaaaaaattggAATATACACTTAATACTAAGAAAAAGCAAGAAAAACAcgattttgcaaaattaaattCAAAACACAAGGGCCAAATTAAAGATTCTGATTTTTCTGTTAAGACTAAAAAACAACGAAAAGGGACAAAGCATGCTGGTGATTTAATTACCAATCAatttaataaaaacaataatactactaacaaattgaagaaaaaaaataatgttCAAATGCCTGAAGCAAATGACATGCATGTTTCTGAATTAACAAAAcataagaagaagaaaaatcaaAACTCAAATAATGCAACAGCAAAAATGAATTCAATGTTACAGAAACAGAAGAAACCTATGAAGCAAATACAATCTTCTATGACTTCCCCAAAGAAGAACAATACTACAACAGCTAAAAAGCGTCATAATTTAGATGTTAAAAAGTTAGAAGAAATACTTAACGTGAAGCAAAAGCAAACTAAGAAAGAAAAAGAGACTGTAAACCCTGTAACTTTAAGGGATAGAATGTTACAAAAGTTACGTACATCCCGATTCAGATTTCTAAATGAGTCTATCTACAAAAACCACAGTCAAGAGTccaagaaatattttaaagatGATCCAGATGCATTTAAAGCATATCATGATGGATATAAACAGCAAGTTCAACAGTGGCCTTTAAATCCTCTTGAtgttataatatcatcaatcaaAACGAT GCCAAGAGAATACATTATTGCAGACTTCGGTTGTGGTGAAGGTAGACTTGCTACTTCTGTTGCCCATAAAGTGCATTCTTTTGACTTTGTGTCTTTAAATGATCATGTAACTGCCTGTGATATGGCACATACTCCTTTATTAACAAATGGAGTACATGTTgttgtattctgtttatcactTATGGGAACTAATCTTAAAGACTACATCATAGAAGCAAATAGAGTTCTTAAGAAAGA CGGTATTTTAAAAATAGCTGAAGTAGAAAGCCGATTTGAACAAATCGAAGACTTTATAAAAGTATTAAGTGAATATGGTTTTAAAAATACTTGGAAAGACTTGtctaataatttattttatttcttagaTTTTAAGAAAGTAAAGGACATAGGTAATAAAAAAGCTAAGTTATCTCCCATTACTTTAAAACCATGTTTGTACAAGAAAAGATAG